A single genomic interval of Musa acuminata AAA Group cultivar baxijiao chromosome BXJ3-4, Cavendish_Baxijiao_AAA, whole genome shotgun sequence harbors:
- the LOC103983460 gene encoding probable pectinesterase/pectinesterase inhibitor 46, with translation MVMFKSSHPTSYYSHKSSSFMAWFRSYGRADDSIDAAALQARRATARRMAVIGVSALILIAVVVAATVSAASRRSDDRGPDDTGNTFSSSIKAACGATLYQEQCVRSLGPLANGSTLDPVKIFQLAVQITLDELSKVSAALDSVALNESLDSYTAAALTECKDLMGFAIDHLNDTLSVTNFTAKDTVDDLKTWLSAAITDQYTCIEDMEGALPAVKTVVVESLANSTKFASNALAIFNEFTNFFRRFKLRRLMSFSNDDRDAFPAWLSSKDRKLLWSTDVRKDADIVVAKDSSGRYKTIKAALAAVPKKSRKRTVIYVKKGVYKENVKVGKTLWNVMMVGDGKTATIITGSRNVVDGTPTFQTATLAVFGKGFIARDMGIRNTAGAVKHQAVAMMSKSDQSVFYLCSFDAFQDTLYSHSLRQFFQECDITGTVDFIFGNAAVVYQRCNILPRAPMAGQPDTITAQGRVDPNQNTGISIHSCSIKPNGNVAGVRIYLGRPWKPYAVTVYMKSAMAGIIDPKGWLPWSGNSAPDTIFYSEYRNTGPGSSTKNRVKWKGVKTMTAAQANEFTVTPFVGGNLWLPKTGVPFTLGM, from the exons atggtgATGTTTAAGTCCTCACATCCCACCTCCTACTACTCCCACAAATCGAGCTCCTTCATGGCTTGGTTCAGAAGCTATGGCCGGGCTGATGACAGCATCGATGCGGCCGCCCTCCAAGCCCGCCGGGCCACCGCGCGCCGCATGGCCGTCATCGGCGTTTCGGCCCTCATCCTGATCGCCGTTGTTGTGGCAGCAACGGTCTCCGCGGCCAGTCGCAGGTCCGACGATCGCGGCCCTGACGACACTGGTAACACGTTCTCTTCGTCCATCAAGGCCGCCTGCGGCGCCACATTGTACCAGGAGCAGTGCGTCCGCTCCCTTGGCCCGTTGGCCAACGGCAGCACGCTCGACCCGGTGAAGATCTTCCAGCTGGCCGTGCAAATCACCCTCGACGAGCTTTCGAAGGTTTCCGCCGCTCTCGACTCTGTCGCGCTTAACGAGTCCCTCGACAGTTACACTGCTGCCGCTCTTACCGAATGCAAGGACCTCATGGGGTTCGCCATCGACCACCTCAACGACACCTTGTCTGTCACCAACTTCACGGCCAAAGACACCGTCGATGACCTCAAGACATGGCTGAGCGCCGCCATTACAGATCAGTACACGTGCATCGAAGACATGGAGGGCGCCTTACCGGCTGTCAAGACTGTTGTAGTTGAAAGCCTGGCGAACTCCACCAAGTTCGCAAGCAATGCGCTTGCGATCTTCAACGAGTTCACCAATTTCTTCAGACGCTTCAAGCTGCGAAGACTGATGAGCTTTTCGAACGACGATCGGGATGCGTTTCCTGCGTGGCTGTCGTCGAAAGACCGTAAGCTGCTCTGGAGCACTGACGTGCGGAAGGACGCGGACATCGTCGTCGCGAAAGACAGCTCGGGCAGGTACAAGACCATCAAGGCTGCACTGGCGGCGGTGCCAAAGAAGAGCAGAAAGAGGACCGTGATTTACGTGAAGAAGGGGGTGTACAAGGAGAATGTCAAGGTCGGCAAGACCTTGTGGAACGTCATGATGGTCGGCGATGGCAAGACGGCGACCATCATCACCGGAAGCCGCAACGTCGTCGACGGAACGCCTACGTTCCAGACGGCAACTTTGG CCGTGTTCGGGAAGGGATTCATAGCTCGAGACATGGGAATCCGGAACACGGCCGGGGCGGTGAAGCACCAGGCGGTGGCCATGATGTCGAAGTCGGACCAGTCGGTGTTCTACCTCTGCTCCTTCGACGCGTTCCAGGACACGCTGTACTCGCACTCTCTCCGGCAGTTCTTCCAGGAATGCGACATCACCGGCACCGTCGACTTCATCTTCGGCAACGCGGCCGTCGTCTACCAGAGGTGCAACATTCTCCCGAGGGCCCCCATGGCGGGGCAGCCGGACACCATCACCGCCCAGGGCAGGGTCGACCCGAACCAGAACACCGGCATCTCCATCCACAGCTGCAGCATCAAGCCCAACGGGAACGTCGCGGGAGTGAGAATATACCTCGGCCGGCCATGGAAGCCGTACGCGGTGACGGTGTACATGAAGTCGGCGATGGCGGGGATCATCGATCCCAAGGGGTGGCTGCCGTGGAGCGGGAACTCGGCGCCGGACACCATCTTCTACTCCGAGTACCGAAACACCGGGCCGGGGTCGTCCACCAAGAACAGAGTCAAGTGGAAGGGGGTGAAAACTATGACGGCAGCGCAAGCTAACGAGTTCACAGTAACTCCGTTCGTTGGTGGCAATTTGTGGCTACCAAAAACCGGAGTTCCCTTCACCCTTGGCATGTGA
- the LOC103982849 gene encoding ribosome biogenesis protein BRX1 homolog 1: MGKKRKHAEASEAPKEEVAQERPKRTLLGWKDGVPEKQNSSPVFRNREKVLVTCSRRITYRYRHLMLNVVSLLPHCKKDSKVESKESKGATLNELIELRNCSSCLFFECRKQKDLYLWMVKCPSGPSVKFLVNAVHTMEELKLTGNHLKGSRPLLTFTSNFDKEPRWKLIKEMIVQIFGTPKDQRKVKPFHDHVFVFSIVDGHIWFRNYQISVPHNETDKVDRGGLDKLTLVEVGPRFCLNPIKIFGSSFGGPTFYENPFYISPNQIRALEKKKKAGKYSKKVKAKKRRKLHELSNPLEADEFADLWKD; the protein is encoded by the exons ATGGGGAAGAAGCGTAAGCACGCTGAGGCATCTGAAGCTCCCAAGGAGGAAGTAGCCCAAGAGAGACCCAAGCGCACCCTTTTAGGATGGAAGGATGGTGTTCCTGAGAAGCAGAATAGTTCTCCAGTCTTTAGGAACAGAGAGAAGGTCCTTGTCACATGCTCACGCCGCATAACGTATAG GTATCGGCATTTGATGTTGAACGTGGTGTCCCTCTTGCCTCACTGCAAGAAAGACAGCAAGGTGGAGTCCAAAGAGAGCAAGGGGGCTACTCTCAATGAGTTGATTGAGCTTAGGAACTGTTCCAGCTGCTTGTTTTTTGAG TGCAGAAAGCAGAAAGATCTCTATCTTTGGATGGTGAAGTGTCCAAGTGGACCTTCAGTGAAGTTCTTGGTTAATGCTG TTCATACAATGGAGGAGCTGAAGCTTACCGGAAATCATTTGAAAGGTTCACGCCCACTTTTGACATTTACCTCGAATTTTGACAAAGAACCTCGCTGGAAGCTTATCAAGGAAATGATAGTGCAG ATATTTGGTACCCCAAAGGACCAGAGAAAAGTAAAACCTTTCCATGACCATGTCTTTGTCTTTTCAATTGTGGATGGTCACATTTGGTTTCGCAATTACCAG ATTTCTGTACCTCATAATGAGACAGATAAGGTCGATCGTGGAGGTCTGGACAAATTGACACTTGTGGAG GTTGGCCCAAGATTTTGTTTGAACCCAATCAAGATATTTGGCAGCAGTTTTGGTGGTCCAACATTTTATGAAAACCCATTCTACATTTCACCGAATCAG ATCCGTGcactagagaagaagaagaaagctggaAAGTATTCGAAGAAGGTGAAGGCCAAGAAGAGGAGAAAGTTGCATGAGCTCTCCAACCCATTAGAGGCTGATGAGTTCGCAGATCTATGGAAGGATTGA
- the LOC135636742 gene encoding mitochondrial ATP-independent inner membrane protease subunit 1a-like isoform X1, whose amino-acid sequence MMMIRMGKTACPCVSQLSQRRRGPRPMSTAGSRIASFLGGAAARFGKVPWREIREEAFDRAVLVLKAACFVHVVNTYVVGVAFVRGPSMLPTINLTGDVVAVERVSPRWGSLAVGDVVILLSPENPRKTVAKRVLGLEGDAVTFLVDPARGSASQTVVVPGGHVWVQGDNIYSSRDSRQFGPVPYGLIQGRAFCKVWPPEAVGLIGQKL is encoded by the exons ATGATGATGATAAGAATGGGGAAGACGGCGTGCCCTTGCGTATCACAGCTCTCGCAGCGCCGCCGTGGCCCGCGCCCAATGTCGACCGCGGGGAGCCGCATCGCTTCCTTCCTCGGCGGCGCCGCCGCCCGATTCGGGAAGGTGCCCTGGCGGGAGATCCGGGAGGAGGCCTTCGACCGTGCCGTCCTCGTCCTCAAGGCCGCCTGCTTCGTCCACGTCGTCAACACCTACGTCGTCGGCGTCGCCTTC GTGCGCGGCCCGAGTATGCTGCCCACCATCAATCTCACCGGCGACGTCGTTGCCGTGGAGCGCGTCTCGCCGCGCTGGGGATCTCTGGCCGTTGGGGACGTGGTCATCCTCTTGTCGCCGGAGAATCCGAGGAAGACCGTCGCCAAGCGGGTGCTGGGGCTCGAGGGCGACGCCGTCACGTTCCTCGTCGATCCCGCTCGCGGGAGCGCGTCTCAGACAGTCGTG GTACCGGGAGGCCATGTATGGGTGCAGGGAGATAACATATATTCTTCAAGAGATTCGAGGCAATTCGGTCCTGTACCTTACGGGCTTATCCAAGGGAGAGCTTTTTGTAAG GTCTGGCCACCTGAAGCTGTTGGATTGATTGGACAAAAGTTGTAA
- the LOC135636742 gene encoding mitochondrial ATP-independent inner membrane protease subunit 1a-like isoform X2 codes for MMMIRMGKTACPCVSQLSQRRRGPRPMSTAGSRIASFLGGAAARFGKVPWREIREEAFDRAVLVLKAACFVHVVNTYVVGVAFVRGPSMLPTINLTGDVVAVERVSPRWGSLAVGDVVILLSPENPRKTVAKRVLGLEGDAVTFLVDPARGSASQTVVVPGGHVWVQGDNIYSSRDSRQFGPVPYGLIQGRAFCKL; via the exons ATGATGATGATAAGAATGGGGAAGACGGCGTGCCCTTGCGTATCACAGCTCTCGCAGCGCCGCCGTGGCCCGCGCCCAATGTCGACCGCGGGGAGCCGCATCGCTTCCTTCCTCGGCGGCGCCGCCGCCCGATTCGGGAAGGTGCCCTGGCGGGAGATCCGGGAGGAGGCCTTCGACCGTGCCGTCCTCGTCCTCAAGGCCGCCTGCTTCGTCCACGTCGTCAACACCTACGTCGTCGGCGTCGCCTTC GTGCGCGGCCCGAGTATGCTGCCCACCATCAATCTCACCGGCGACGTCGTTGCCGTGGAGCGCGTCTCGCCGCGCTGGGGATCTCTGGCCGTTGGGGACGTGGTCATCCTCTTGTCGCCGGAGAATCCGAGGAAGACCGTCGCCAAGCGGGTGCTGGGGCTCGAGGGCGACGCCGTCACGTTCCTCGTCGATCCCGCTCGCGGGAGCGCGTCTCAGACAGTCGTG GTACCGGGAGGCCATGTATGGGTGCAGGGAGATAACATATATTCTTCAAGAGATTCGAGGCAATTCGGTCCTGTACCTTACGGGCTTATCCAAGGGAGAGCTTTTTGTAAG TTGTGA
- the LOC135636741 gene encoding DNA-directed RNA polymerases II, IV and V subunit 9A-like yields the protein MSVMKFCRECNNVLYPKEDREQRILLFACRNCDHQEVADDCVAYRMEINHSVGERSQVLQDVAADPALPRTRNVRCANCNHPEAVFFQAPSKAEVGMALFFICCNPNCGHRWRD from the exons ATGAGCGTGATGAAGTTCTGCCGCGAATG CAACAATGTTCTGTATCCGAAGGAGGACAGGGAGCAAAGGATCCTCCTCTTCGCCTGCCGGAACTGCGATCACCAG GAGGTTGCCGATGACTGTGTCGCCTATAGAATGGAGATAAATCATTCTGTTGGTGAACGCTCTCAAGTGCTACAGGATGTAGCAGCTGATCCAGCTCTCCCTCGCACAAGGAATGTCAGATGCGCAAATTGCAATCACCCAGAAGCTGTATTCTTTCAG GCACCATCAAAGGCGGAGGTGGGCATGGCACTGTTCTTCATTTGCTGCAACCCAAACTGCGGGCATAGGTGGAGAGATTGA
- the LOC135637101 gene encoding probable apyrase 6, with protein sequence MDAPKFPTRPPAARFFSFPAKNPSSAQKPHSRSLWLSIASSVVFVVLVYLAAASRSPPPPLRFGIIIDAGSSGTRIHVFGSKGESGAIPSLVPGSMAVMRVTPGLSAFSGDPERAGASLEELLEFAKGKVAKDRWRHTEVRLMATAGLRMVDMGPRERILESCRRVLRLSGFRFKNEWATVIPGSDEGTYAWVAANYALGSLGGDPEKTTGIMELGGASAQVTFVSSETLPSEFSRMLTFGKTTYNLYSNSFLHFGQNAAHESLRKLLNSRDIKTSDVSRQEGTLVDPCSPKGYSHGGNFSECRSTALSLLQKEKDNCLYQLCHLGSTFIPKMQGNFIATENFFYTSKFFGLSPTSSLSEMMHAGEEYCEQDWSKTKKKYHSADEEDLSQYCFSAAYIVALLHDSFGIPLDDKRIEYTNQVGDVEINWALGAYIVQRMTKSSENAGWVTAMIHGDLVLLLLVASALLVLTAWLVSKWRRPRMKTIYDLEKGHYIITRAS encoded by the exons ATGGACGCACCAAAGTTCCCGACCCGCCCTCCCGCCGCCCGTTTCTTCTCATTCCCGGCCAAGAACCCGTCCTCTGCCCAAAAGCCCCACAGCCGGAGCCTATGGCTCTCGATCGCCTCGTCGGTGGTCTTCGTCGTGCTCGTGTACCTCGCCGCTGCCTCCCGGAGCCCGCCTCCTCCTCTTCGATTTGGGATCATCATAGACGCCGGGAGTTCTGGCACTCGGATCCACGTCTTCGGATCGAAGGGGGAGTCGGGTGCCATTCCGTCACTCGTTCCCGGGTCGATGGCGGTGATGAGGGTGACCCCGGGGCTGTCGGCGTTCTCGGGGGATCCGGAGCGAGCCGGGGCGTCGTTGGAGGAGCTGTTGGAGTTCGCCAAGGGGAAAGTGGCGAAGGACCGGTGGAGGCATACGGAAGTCAGGCTAATGGCGACCGCGGGCTTGAGAATGGTCGACATGGGGCCGAGGGAGAGGATTCTGGAGTCTTGCAGGCGGGTCTTGCGGCTATCGGGTTTCCGATTCAAAAATGAATGGGCAACTGTGATACCAG GGTCTGATGAAGGAACCTATGCTTGGGTTGCTGCAAATTATGCACTTGGTAGTTTAGGTGGTGATCCTGAAAAGACCACTGGCATAATGGAACTCGGCGGAGCTTCTGCACAG GTGACATTTGTTTCAAGTGAAACGTTGCCTTCTGAGTTCTCCCGCATGCTGACTTTTGGGAAAACCACATATAATCTCTACAGTAACAGCTTTCTCCATTTTGGACAG AATGCTGCTCATGAGTCACTACGAAAATTGCTTAACTCAAGGGACATAAAAACAT CTGACGTGTCTAGACAGGAGGGAACTCTTGTCGATCCCTGCTCCCCTAAAGGATATTCTCATG GGGGCAACTTTTCAGAATGTAGGTCCACTGCATTAAGTCTGCTGCAAAAGGAAAAAG ATAATTGCCTCTATCAGCTGTGCCACTTGGGATCAACTTTCATACCTAAGATGCAAGGAAACTTCATAGCAACTGAAAATTTCTTTTACACTTCAAAG TTCTTTGGTCTGAGTCCAACGTCATCACTATCCGAAATGATGCATGCTGGGGAGGAATATTGTGAACAAGACTGGTCAAAGACTAAAAAGAAGTATCATTCTGCAGATGAGGAAGACCTGTCTCAGTATTGTTTCTCTGCAGCATATATAGTGGCGCTACTACATGACAGTTTTGGTATTCCTCTGGATGATAAGAG GATTGAGTACACAAATCAGGTGGGAGACGTGGAAATCAATTGGGCTTTGGGAGCTTATATTGTGCAGCGTATGACAAAGAGTTCAGAAAATGCGGGCTGGGTGACAGCCATGATCCATGGCGACTTAGTGTTGCTGCTTCTTGTGGCTTCTGCTTTGCTGGTTTTGACTGCTTGGTTGGTGTCCAAATGGAGGCGTCCCCGAATGAAGACTATATACGACTTGGAGAAAGGTCATTACATAATTACCCGTGCCAGTTAA
- the LOC103982851 gene encoding auxin-responsive protein SAUR78-like: MHVKQMAGKLGKLKCMLKRWHSRSRLHAGSPSAAVRSHDDENSPTDLHPVYVGKSRRRYLISSDLVGHPLFQVLAQRSVNPDGGKVVVDCEVVLFEHLLWMLENAEPPPESIDELVEFYACC; this comes from the coding sequence ATGCATGTCAAGCAAATGGCAGGGAAGCTCGGCAAGCTCAAATGCATGCTGAAGAGATGGCATTCCCGCAGCCGCCTCCACGCAGGCAGCCCCTCTGCGGCGGTGCGGTCCCACGACGACGAGAACTCTCCGACCGACCTCCACCCTGTCTACGTCGGTAAGTCCCGCCGGCGATACCTAATCAGTTCCGACCTCGTCGGCCACCCTCTCTTCCAGGTCCTCGCGCAGCGATCCGTTAACCCAGACGGTGGAAAGGTCGTCGTCGATTGCGAGGTCGTGCTGTTTGAGCACCTCCTCTGGATGCTCGAGAACGCTGAGCCGCCGCCCGAGTCCATCGACGAGCTGGTGGAGTTCTACGCCTGCTGCTGA
- the LOC135635070 gene encoding pollen receptor-like kinase 3 — protein sequence MKKANELKKKNKRLITEGRVDERMRKTKVAFAFVFYLLIHLMVLAQPAAADGTAASMTDATALLLLKDSFKDAADALSSWSSSTPPCGPPSQWLGVICLHGIVIGLRLANLGLSGTINVDALSHFKGLRSVSLNNNNLSGPLPPGLASVRTMRSFFLSHNRFDGEIPDAVFSSMSRLKKLWLDHNQFSGPIPTSIFNATKLTELRLDDNAFDGLIPSLNLSSLKSFNASNNRLTGPIPASLARFDASSFAGNPDLCGPPLGSTPCPTTSPGPTMVELPKEQSSFGKTLAILVGIAVAVAALIAIVTLLRGRRREDKFDTLSMVASAEAMESATVAAPPQVPGSIQKQAEESGSSHKRSGSRRGTGTAAVRGAAELVMINEDKGAFSLTDMMKASAEVLGNGGLGSAYKAAMANGLTVVVKRMRDANRIGKEAFDGEMRRIGKLRHPNVLTPLAYHYRKEEKLIVSEYVPMGSLRYVLHGDRGPNYHALDWPTRLKIARGMARGMAYLHAELASLDVPHGNLKSANVLLGDDFEPMITDHGLAALVGAAQASQVMFSYRTPEGTQHRLVSPKSDVYCLGIVILELITGKFPSQYINNTKGGTDVVQWAASAIAEKREAELLDRVIASHPSTGDMVRLLRVGAACVDPDPEQRPEMADVAVLIGEIADAAAVEQ from the exons ATGAAAAAAGCAAACGaattaaagaagaaaaacaagAGGCTGATAACCGAAGGAAGAGTTGACGAAAGAATGAGGAAGACGAAGGTGGCATTTGCTTTCGTCTTCTACCTTCTGATCCACCTGATGGTCCTCGCGCAGCCGGCAGCTGCAGATGGGACGGCGGCCTCAATGACGGACGCCAcggccctcctcctcctcaaggACTCCTTCAAAGACGCCGCCGACGCCCTCTCCTCGTGGTCCTCCTCCACCCCTCCCTGCGGCCCCCCCTCACAATGGTTAGGAGTCATCTGCCTCCACGGCATCGTCATCGGTCTCCGCCTCGCCAACCTCGGCCTCTCTGGTACAATCAATGTTGACGCCCTCTCCCACTTCAAGGGCCTCCGCTCCGTCAGcctcaacaacaacaacctcTCCGGTCCCCTCCCGCCGGGCCTCGCGAGCGTCCGCACCATGAGGTCCTTCTTCCTCTCCCACAACCGCTTCGATGGCGAGATCCCCGACGCGGTCTTCAGCTCCATGAGCCGCCTCAAGAAGCTCTGGCTCGATCATAATCAGTTCTCAGGGCCCATCCCCACCTCCATCTTCAACGCCACCAAGCTCACCGAGCTCCGTCTCGACGACAACGCCTTCGACGGCCTCATCCCTTCCCTCAACCTCTCTTCTCTCAAGTCGTTCAATGCCTCCAACAACCGCCTCACCGGACCCATTCCAGCCTCCCTGGCTCGCTTTGACGCCTCCTCTTTTGCGGGAAATCCGGATCTATGCGGCCCCCCTCTCGGCTCCACCCCCTGCCCCACAACGAGCCCGGGCCCAACCATGGTGGAGCTGCCGAAGGAGCAGAGTAGCTTCGGAAAGACACTCGCTATCCTGGTCGGGATAGCGGTGGCAGTGGCCGCCCTCATCGCCATAGTCACGTTATTGCGCGGACGACGGCGGGAGGACAAATTTGATACGCTCAGCATGGTGGCCTCCGCCGAGGCTATGGAGTCGGCTACTGTAGCTGCACCGCCGCAAGTCCCTGGTTCGATTCAAAAGCAGGCGGAGGAGTCCGGATCGAGCCACAAGCGGTCCGGGTCGAGACGAGGCACGGGGACGGCGGCCGTGCGCGGGGCTGCTGAGCTGGTCATGATCAACGAAGATAAGGGCGCGTTCAGCCTTACGGACATGATGAAGGCCTCCGCCGAGGTGCTCGGCAATGGCGGCCTGGGATCCGCCTACAAGGCCGCCATGGCCAACGGCTTGACCGTCGTCGTCAAGCGGATGCGGGACGCGAACCGGATCGGAAAGGAGGCCTTCGACGGGGAGATGAGGCGGATCGGCAAGCTTCGCCACCCCAACGTCCTCACACCACTGGCCTACCATTACCGCAAGGAGGAGAAGCTCATTGTCTCCGAGTACGTCCCCATGGGCAGCCTGCGCTACGTGCTCCACG GGGATCGGGGGCCGAACTACCATGCGTTGGACTGGCCGACGCGGCTAAAGATCGCGCGGGGGATGGCGCGCGGCATGGCGTACCTCCACGCCGAGCTGGCCTCCCTCGACGTGCCCCATGGCAACCTCAAGTCCGCCAACGTCCTCCTCGGCGACGACTTCGAGCCGATGATCACCGACCACGGCCTCGCTGCGCTGGTCGGCGCGGCGCAGGCGTCGCAGGTCATGTTCTCCTACCGGACACCCGAGGGCACACAGCACCGCCTGGTGTCGCCCAAGTCCGACGTCTACTGCCTCGGGATCGTCATCCTGGAGCTGATCACCGGAAAATTCCCGTCGCAGTACATAAACAACACCAAGGGCGGAACCGACGTCGTGCAGTGGGCGGCGTCGGCCATCGCGGAGAAGCGGGAGGCCGAGCTATTGGACCGGGTCATCGCATCCCACCCTTCGACGGGCGACATGGTGAGGCTCCTCAGGGTCGGCGCCGCGTGCGTCGACCCGGACCCGGAGCAGAGGCCGGAGATGGCGGATGTGGCGGTGCTCATCGGGGAGATCGCGGACGCCGCTGCCGTCGAACAGTGA
- the LOC103982848 gene encoding chlorophyll a-b binding protein 4, chloroplastic-like has translation MATVSTQASVAALRRPCSLRTGFLTGSSGKLSRELAAKSLPSSAFRSVKVEAKKGEWLPGLASPAYLDGSLAGDNGFDPLGLAEDPENLKWFVQAELVNGRWAMLGVAGMLLPEVFTKIGIINAPEWYDAGKAEYFASSSTLFVIEFILFHYVEIRRWQDIKNPGSVNQDPIFKSYSLPPNEVGYPGGIFNPLNFAPTLEAKEKELANGRLAMLAFLAFIIQHNLTGKGPFENLLQHLSDPWHNTIVQTLGG, from the exons ATGGCCACAGTCTCAACTCAGGCTTCGGTTGCCGCCTTGCGCCGGCCCTGCAGCTTGAGAACAGGATTCCTGACAGGGTCTTCCGGCAAACTGAGCAGAGAACTTGCGGCCAAATCCTTGCCGTCCTCCGCCTTCAGGTCCGTCAAAGTGGAAGCCAAGAAGGGTGAATGGCtgccgggcctcgcctcgccggcTTATCTCGACGGCAG CTTGGCAGGTGACAATGGATTCGACCCCTTGGGGCTTGCCGAGGACCCCGAGAACCTCAAGTGGTTCGTGCAGGCGGAGCTCGTCAACGGGCGCTGGGCGATGCTCGGCGTGGCCGGGATGTTACTGCCGGAGGTcttcaccaaaatcggcatcatcAACGCGCCGGAGTGGTACGACGCCGGCAAGGCCGAGTACTTCGCGTCCTCCTCCACTCTCTTCGTCATCGAGTTCATTCTGTTCCACTACGTGGAGATCAGAAGGTGGCAGGACATCAAGAACCCAGGAAGCGTCAACCAGGACCCCATCTTCAAGAGCTACAGCTTGCCGCCAAACGAGGTTGGCTATCCCGGCGGCATCTTCAACCCCCTCAACTTCGCTCCCACGCTTGAGGCCAAGGAGAAGGAGCTCGCAAATG GGAGACTGGCGATGTTGGCCTTCCTGGCGTTTATCATTCAGCACAACTTGACCGGCAAAGGCCCATTTGAGAACCTCCTGCAGCATCTTTCAGACCCGTGGCACAATACCATCGTTCAAACACTCGGGGGTTAG